A window of Haliscomenobacter hydrossis DSM 1100 contains these coding sequences:
- a CDS encoding DUF4240 domain-containing protein, which yields MIDHNTDTTLNINIDSLDASFLNDLKKQFGSVNLEIHIQKRPDNWLIEEDFWKIIDLLDWSKSGDSRSIIQPAVQKLAEMPIANIHQFQDILSEKLWLLDTQIYAQVFIDIHPKGRLSVDDFLYARCAVIAEGKAYFEEILQHPEKMPQDIIFEPLLNIASAAYTLKTKKEFIHTPKYNYETYSNEKGWA from the coding sequence ATGATTGACCATAATACAGATACTACACTCAACATCAACATTGATTCTCTTGATGCATCTTTTTTGAATGACCTCAAAAAACAGTTTGGTTCGGTCAATTTGGAGATTCATATCCAAAAACGTCCAGATAATTGGCTTATCGAAGAAGATTTCTGGAAAATTATTGATCTGTTGGATTGGTCTAAAAGCGGAGACTCTAGGTCAATTATTCAACCAGCAGTACAAAAACTGGCCGAAATGCCCATCGCCAATATTCATCAGTTTCAGGACATTTTATCCGAAAAGCTATGGCTATTGGATACCCAAATTTATGCCCAAGTATTTATAGACATACATCCAAAAGGAAGATTGTCGGTTGATGACTTCCTTTATGCTCGTTGTGCTGTAATCGCTGAGGGTAAAGCTTACTTTGAAGAAATTCTGCAACATCCGGAGAAAATGCCTCAAGACATCATTTTTGAACCATTGCTGAACATAGCCTCCGCCGCCTATACCCTAAAAACCAAGAAAGAGTTTATCCATACGCCAAAATACAATTACGAAACCTACAGCAATGAAAAAGGCTGGGCCTAA
- a CDS encoding tetratricopeptide repeat protein — translation MQNSQLIHILSSLSKKETRELRKWLVSPIHNQRSDVVQLYEYLTSSNRLEDDKSLEKERIFRKLYPKEAYDDAKMRQAIHFLQESVEEYLMYVKSKDDGLTQYLGLAKIYREKKLLKLHEKTMKKIEEDFQNAPHRNEEIFERSYLIEKEKSTMFIERSRAVSTNYQEMSNSMEMTFISRKLKLACAMLSHQKIYKTNYDFGLLEGVLTYLNGQNQSQLINDPTIKLYYHLYNLFKFPDEEFHFFEIKQVLSSSEHFFDPLERKDVYLMIINYCISRMNIGFKSFVREAFEFYRKAIESRIIFEHGMLNHLAFRNIVTAGTTLKEFDWVSSFIEEYQQYLGPEYRDNFVKFALARLYFEQGDYDRAQDLLIQFDIDDILINLTAKTMLIRLYYEKDEFLALESLLDSMRAYINRKKMLAYHKMSFKELISASKRLIKIQFNDRKKIEVLQNQINNSRILPSHMKEWFMEQLKKLRR, via the coding sequence ATGCAAAATAGTCAACTGATCCACATTTTATCTTCACTTTCCAAGAAAGAAACCCGAGAGTTGCGGAAATGGCTCGTTTCCCCCATACACAATCAACGCTCAGACGTGGTACAATTATATGAGTATCTAACGAGTAGCAACCGCCTGGAAGATGACAAAAGCCTGGAAAAAGAACGAATTTTCAGAAAATTGTACCCTAAAGAGGCTTATGACGATGCAAAAATGCGCCAGGCGATTCATTTTTTGCAAGAATCCGTAGAGGAGTATTTAATGTACGTTAAAAGCAAGGACGATGGTTTAACCCAATACCTAGGCTTGGCTAAAATTTACCGAGAAAAAAAATTATTGAAACTACATGAAAAAACAATGAAGAAGATCGAAGAAGATTTTCAAAATGCACCTCACCGGAATGAAGAAATTTTTGAACGGTCTTATTTGATTGAGAAAGAAAAGTCCACCATGTTTATCGAGCGATCAAGAGCTGTCTCGACAAACTACCAGGAAATGTCCAACAGCATGGAAATGACTTTCATTTCAAGAAAACTGAAATTGGCTTGTGCCATGCTATCCCATCAAAAAATTTACAAAACAAATTATGACTTTGGCCTTCTTGAAGGTGTATTAACCTATTTAAATGGTCAAAATCAATCTCAACTGATTAATGACCCTACCATCAAATTGTATTACCACCTGTACAACCTATTTAAATTTCCGGACGAAGAATTCCACTTTTTCGAAATCAAACAGGTACTTTCCTCCTCTGAGCATTTTTTTGATCCCTTGGAACGAAAAGATGTTTACCTCATGATTATCAATTATTGTATTTCCCGGATGAACATTGGATTTAAATCTTTTGTACGTGAGGCTTTCGAATTTTACCGCAAAGCCATTGAAAGCAGAATTATTTTCGAGCACGGGATGCTCAATCACCTCGCATTCCGCAACATCGTTACGGCGGGCACAACCCTCAAAGAGTTTGACTGGGTCAGTAGCTTTATTGAAGAATACCAACAGTATCTGGGACCAGAGTACCGCGACAATTTTGTCAAATTTGCCCTGGCGCGTTTGTATTTTGAGCAAGGCGACTACGACCGGGCGCAAGACTTACTGATTCAGTTTGATATCGACGATATCCTGATTAACCTCACCGCCAAAACCATGTTGATTCGTCTTTATTATGAAAAAGATGAGTTTTTGGCCCTAGAATCTTTACTGGACAGTATGCGGGCTTACATCAACCGCAAAAAAATGCTGGCCTACCACAAGATGTCCTTTAAGGAACTCATCAGTGCTTCCAAACGATTGATCAAAATCCAGTTTAACGACCGCAAAAAAATTGAAGTGCTGCAAAATCAAATCAACAACTCCCGCATCCTTCCTTCACACATGAAAGAGTGGTTTATGGAACAATTGAAAAAATTGCGGCGTTGA
- a CDS encoding T9SS type A sorting domain-containing protein produces the protein MKLRPANKMMYMRTFVVALILFVLAAGELKAQGWQFNFGGSKEDEGWAVLQTEDEGFIVVGFGESFGTDNDQNIFVVRTDIDGTILWTKYYDEGFQEQARSIIPTADGNYLIVGNIIGKPGERENIYLLKIDRKGGLLWSKQFGGAGNERANDVVLDSDGGFSVIGTSKNATEEDENILLVKFDAEGTATWSKTYGTPRKDEGKSITRIGEGYALLGNSRNETGFDNNIVLYRVDKLGNIIWERRIANSFREEGRSIITTQDGGLAIAGVINDNSDALIVKYDANGNQRWMRSIGDANVEEEANAITELKDGSLVITGLKLVSSVNVDLLVAKVDAKGNILWEKAIGDGEFTEEGRDIQATKAGGYIITGYNGQLLNTFNDLILVKTDGAGNTITNRVNGQVFVDRDNQCDFDNGESPLSGWIVKATKGIDVVYGTTNAEGHYSILLDTGIYNLKVLPPNRYWSTCSTEGVNVRLREFYDSLNIDFGAKAAVNCPFMEVDITTPFLAQCSEVDYIVNYCNTGTVTAQNAYVDLALDNKLTFQSASLSAEQLADGKLRFRLGNVAANGCGSFTVKTALDCNGVANGQTGLVSARVFPDTFCLDLDPRWDRSSIVVRGICKKDTVIFEIQNIGKGDMKERKKGIVVQDDIIMRGVNPTYQLQSGKSIEVAIPNPNGSTFRLFAEQSEGHPGRSLPTVAVEGCAEDGKPIITGQVTQFPENDQDPFVSIDIQEILSAVQSVALRGHPKGYGKQSTIDAKTDLTFTVIFQNSGSDTVQRVVIRDTLSQAIDPTTVIPGSSSHPYFLEVYEGGIVKITFDSINLLPANGGTAQKTYGFVEFRASQKPNNPTGTVIDNRATVYFDYRLPSGTNTVRWRIDHFPDFVRVLTSSQEVFVPGVKVDIYPNPFSEMVTLEVKGRQYNRLQLNVYDLSGKLIQQKFFNSNICHVYRDQLAAGIYSYQLISEGQLINTGKLIVR, from the coding sequence ATGAAACTCCGACCAGCAAATAAGATGATGTACATGCGCACTTTTGTAGTTGCACTCATCTTATTCGTTCTGGCTGCTGGAGAGTTGAAAGCACAGGGATGGCAGTTCAATTTTGGCGGTTCTAAAGAGGACGAAGGTTGGGCGGTCTTGCAAACTGAAGACGAAGGATTCATCGTAGTTGGATTCGGTGAATCCTTCGGCACAGACAATGATCAGAATATTTTCGTGGTACGTACAGATATCGATGGTACAATTTTATGGACCAAGTACTACGACGAAGGTTTTCAAGAGCAAGCAAGATCAATCATCCCAACGGCTGATGGTAATTACCTCATCGTCGGTAACATTATTGGAAAACCTGGCGAGAGGGAAAACATATATCTTTTAAAAATAGACCGCAAAGGCGGTCTGCTGTGGAGCAAGCAATTTGGTGGAGCAGGAAACGAACGTGCAAACGACGTAGTCCTCGATTCAGACGGAGGATTCTCCGTGATTGGAACCAGCAAAAACGCCACAGAGGAGGATGAGAACATTTTATTGGTGAAGTTTGACGCTGAAGGCACGGCTACCTGGTCTAAAACCTATGGTACTCCGCGCAAAGACGAAGGCAAAAGCATCACCCGCATCGGAGAAGGTTACGCATTATTGGGCAATAGCCGTAATGAAACCGGATTTGATAATAATATCGTTCTCTACCGAGTTGACAAATTGGGTAACATCATCTGGGAACGCCGGATTGCTAATAGTTTCCGTGAAGAAGGGCGGTCAATCATCACTACACAAGATGGAGGACTGGCTATCGCGGGTGTCATCAACGATAATTCGGATGCCTTAATCGTAAAATACGATGCCAATGGCAACCAACGCTGGATGCGCTCGATCGGAGATGCAAATGTTGAAGAGGAAGCCAACGCCATCACTGAGTTGAAAGATGGCAGTTTGGTGATTACCGGCCTGAAATTAGTAAGTTCTGTAAATGTAGACCTCTTGGTCGCCAAAGTGGACGCCAAAGGCAACATATTATGGGAAAAAGCCATCGGCGATGGAGAATTTACTGAAGAAGGTCGGGACATTCAAGCTACCAAAGCAGGTGGCTACATCATTACCGGGTACAACGGCCAGCTACTAAACACGTTTAATGACCTGATTTTGGTCAAAACGGATGGCGCAGGAAACACAATTACCAATCGGGTCAATGGCCAGGTTTTTGTAGATCGCGACAACCAATGTGATTTTGACAACGGAGAGTCCCCACTCTCTGGCTGGATCGTAAAAGCAACCAAAGGGATTGATGTAGTATATGGTACCACCAATGCAGAAGGCCATTATAGTATCCTGTTAGACACAGGAATTTATAACCTGAAAGTATTGCCGCCAAACCGCTACTGGTCTACTTGTAGTACCGAAGGTGTAAATGTTCGTTTGCGTGAATTTTACGACTCACTTAACATCGACTTTGGTGCTAAGGCTGCGGTAAACTGCCCCTTTATGGAGGTAGACATTACCACTCCTTTTCTGGCTCAATGTAGTGAAGTGGACTACATCGTAAACTACTGCAACACTGGAACTGTAACCGCACAAAATGCTTATGTTGATCTTGCGCTGGACAACAAGTTGACTTTTCAATCAGCTTCACTTTCAGCCGAACAACTGGCAGATGGTAAACTTCGCTTCCGCCTTGGAAATGTAGCTGCCAATGGATGTGGTTCTTTTACGGTAAAAACCGCCCTTGATTGCAATGGCGTCGCCAACGGGCAGACGGGCCTCGTTTCCGCCAGGGTTTTTCCTGATACTTTTTGTCTGGATTTGGATCCTCGTTGGGACCGGTCAAGCATAGTTGTCAGGGGAATCTGCAAAAAAGACACCGTCATTTTTGAAATCCAGAATATCGGCAAAGGCGATATGAAGGAACGCAAAAAAGGAATTGTCGTCCAGGACGACATCATTATGCGTGGTGTTAACCCAACTTACCAATTGCAAAGTGGAAAATCCATTGAAGTTGCAATTCCTAATCCGAACGGTTCAACCTTCCGTTTGTTCGCAGAACAATCAGAAGGACATCCGGGAAGAAGCCTGCCAACCGTGGCAGTCGAAGGATGTGCTGAAGATGGAAAACCAATCATAACGGGACAAGTTACCCAGTTTCCTGAAAACGATCAGGATCCATTTGTCTCGATTGACATACAAGAGATTTTAAGCGCTGTGCAGTCGGTGGCATTAAGAGGCCATCCCAAAGGCTATGGTAAACAAAGTACCATTGATGCAAAAACCGATTTGACATTTACAGTTATCTTCCAAAACTCCGGCAGTGATACCGTTCAGCGTGTAGTAATCAGAGATACCCTGAGCCAGGCAATCGACCCCACCACAGTCATACCTGGTTCCAGCAGCCATCCCTACTTTTTAGAAGTATATGAAGGTGGTATCGTGAAAATTACATTCGACAGCATCAACCTGCTACCTGCCAACGGCGGCACAGCGCAAAAAACTTACGGATTTGTTGAATTCCGGGCATCCCAAAAACCGAACAATCCCACGGGGACGGTCATCGATAATCGCGCTACGGTGTATTTCGATTACCGTCTACCCTCCGGAACCAACACCGTACGCTGGCGGATCGATCACTTCCCTGATTTTGTAAGGGTTCTTACTTCTAGTCAGGAAGTGTTCGTTCCAGGTGTAAAAGTTGACATCTATCCCAATCCTTTTAGTGAGATGGTGACTTTGGAAGTGAAAGGCCGTCAATACAATAGACTACAGCTGAACGTCTATGATCTAAGTGGAAAATTGATTCAGCAAAAGTTCTTTAACAGCAATATTTGTCATGTTTATCGTGATCAGCTTGCCGCTGGTATTTATTCTTACCAGCTAATATCTGAAGGGCAACTAATCAACACAGGTAAGTTGATCGTACGGTAA
- a CDS encoding DNA-3-methyladenine glycosylase family protein — MQEQIVAHLSRDPKLASILPNIAFPDYGADNNDVYFGLLESIASQQLSVKAADTIFKRFLAIFPTAYPAAELLVNTPQESLRAVGLSNQKAQYMRNTAAFFLEHQLFQKDWSGFSDDEVVKLLSSIKGVGKWTVEMILMFVLRRPDVFPIDDLGVRQAMIRLYEVELEGKAQYQKLTEIAEAWRPYRTYACRYLWRWKDA; from the coding sequence ATGCAAGAGCAAATTGTAGCTCATCTTTCCCGCGACCCCAAATTGGCTTCCATACTGCCCAATATTGCCTTTCCCGATTATGGGGCTGACAACAACGATGTGTACTTTGGTCTATTGGAGTCCATTGCATCGCAGCAACTATCTGTCAAAGCAGCCGATACCATTTTCAAACGATTTTTGGCAATTTTCCCTACAGCGTACCCCGCAGCGGAACTATTGGTGAATACCCCACAGGAGAGCTTGCGGGCGGTAGGCTTATCCAATCAAAAGGCGCAGTACATGCGCAATACCGCCGCTTTTTTCCTCGAACATCAACTTTTTCAAAAAGACTGGTCAGGCTTCAGTGATGATGAAGTGGTAAAACTCCTCAGCAGCATCAAAGGGGTAGGCAAATGGACGGTGGAAATGATCCTGATGTTTGTGCTGCGCCGTCCGGATGTTTTTCCCATCGATGATTTGGGCGTACGCCAGGCCATGATTCGCTTGTATGAAGTGGAATTAGAGGGCAAAGCGCAATACCAGAAATTGACGGAGATTGCCGAGGCTTGGCGGCCTTATCGCACCTATGCTTGTCGATACCTTTGGAGGTGGAAGGATGCATAA
- a CDS encoding S8 family serine peptidase, whose translation MKHILFNALCLFGIVLSSGSVVFAQKIEREVLEAFSTQGHTEALVVLVEQADLRFAQQLPNKEAKGEYVFQKLKRTAERSQAPLWNILHSAEVSATPLWIVNALYIPRLDKATASLLAAHPAVEAIVSNPSTYFSAPRREIENSSLRSALEWGIEKIGATAVWRKGFTGQGVVIAGQDTGYDWEHITLKQKYRGIEGSSINHNYNWHDAINKGSPLNADTLNPCGFSSKIPCDDGSHGTHTMGTMLGDDGAGNQIGVAPGARWMGCRNMDRGWGSPFTYLDCFQWFLAPTDLKNQNPNPKLAPHVINNSWGCPEIEGCGPGNWGLMEKAIINLRAAGVVVVVSAGNDGSQGCGSVNDAPAFFPQSFAVGATRIDDVIARFSSRGPARWGDSLVLKPNVSAPGQGVRSAVPGGFAVFSGTSMAGPHVAGAVALIISANPALAGQVEAIESLLEKTAVPLIDSMSCSGLRGNISPNAVYGYGRINVLAAVEAALLITPVDTPTQQKIAIQVAPNPVIEGTLQVELGALPDAGRLEVLDPTGRLLQRHVLPQANFQTKTLTLGTLPAGTYFIRVIAGNVYGYQKIVKI comes from the coding sequence ATGAAACACATTCTCTTTAACGCACTTTGTTTGTTTGGAATTGTTCTGAGCTCCGGCTCGGTTGTTTTTGCGCAAAAAATAGAACGAGAGGTATTGGAAGCATTTAGTACTCAAGGCCATACTGAAGCTTTGGTCGTTTTGGTGGAGCAGGCTGATTTGCGGTTTGCGCAGCAATTGCCCAATAAAGAGGCCAAAGGGGAGTATGTTTTCCAAAAACTGAAGCGCACTGCCGAACGTAGCCAAGCCCCCTTGTGGAATATTTTGCATAGCGCTGAAGTAAGCGCTACGCCCTTATGGATTGTCAATGCCTTGTACATCCCCAGATTGGATAAGGCTACTGCAAGCTTGTTGGCAGCGCACCCTGCGGTAGAAGCCATCGTTAGCAATCCTTCTACTTATTTTTCTGCTCCGCGCAGGGAGATTGAAAACAGCAGTTTGCGTTCAGCCCTTGAATGGGGCATTGAAAAAATTGGCGCTACTGCGGTCTGGCGCAAAGGTTTTACCGGACAAGGGGTAGTCATTGCCGGGCAAGATACGGGCTACGATTGGGAACACATCACCCTCAAACAGAAATACCGAGGTATCGAAGGAAGCTCCATCAACCACAATTACAATTGGCACGATGCGATCAATAAAGGCAGTCCACTCAATGCCGACACCCTCAACCCATGTGGATTTAGCTCCAAAATACCCTGTGACGATGGCAGTCACGGCACCCACACGATGGGTACGATGCTGGGAGATGATGGAGCCGGCAATCAAATTGGGGTAGCCCCCGGGGCGCGCTGGATGGGTTGTCGGAATATGGATCGGGGCTGGGGTAGCCCCTTTACTTATCTGGATTGTTTCCAATGGTTTTTGGCACCAACCGATTTGAAAAACCAAAACCCCAATCCAAAACTGGCACCACATGTGATCAATAACTCCTGGGGGTGCCCAGAAATTGAAGGTTGTGGCCCAGGCAATTGGGGTTTGATGGAAAAAGCCATCATCAACTTGCGGGCTGCGGGAGTAGTCGTGGTGGTTTCAGCGGGCAACGATGGCAGCCAAGGTTGTGGATCAGTGAATGATGCACCTGCATTTTTTCCTCAGTCTTTTGCGGTAGGCGCAACCCGCATCGACGATGTCATTGCCCGCTTTAGTTCCCGAGGTCCGGCGCGTTGGGGTGATTCGCTCGTGCTCAAACCCAATGTATCGGCGCCAGGCCAGGGGGTGCGTTCAGCGGTTCCGGGTGGTTTTGCAGTATTCAGCGGAACCAGTATGGCCGGGCCACACGTAGCGGGCGCGGTTGCGTTGATCATTTCGGCAAACCCGGCATTGGCGGGTCAGGTAGAAGCCATTGAATCTCTATTGGAAAAAACCGCCGTACCCCTTATCGATTCCATGTCTTGTTCTGGACTGAGGGGTAACATTAGCCCCAATGCCGTCTACGGATATGGGCGCATAAACGTGTTGGCTGCCGTAGAAGCAGCATTACTTATCACTCCAGTAGATACACCTACGCAGCAAAAAATAGCCATTCAGGTTGCCCCCAATCCGGTTATTGAAGGCACTTTGCAGGTGGAACTGGGCGCACTGCCAGACGCGGGCAGATTGGAAGTATTGGATCCAACCGGGAGGCTCTTGCAACGACACGTTTTGCCACAAGCCAATTTTCAAACCAAAACCCTTACCTTGGGCACTTTGCCAGCAGGTACCTATTTTATCCGGGTAATTGCGGGTAATGTTTATGGATACCAGAAGATCGTAAAGATTTAG